One region of Lactobacillus johnsonii genomic DNA includes:
- a CDS encoding IS66 family transposase: MNNLNEEIALLREQVAYLTQKRYGKSSEQMPLSGQTSLFEEDQISEDDDLPRRRARRNYYL, translated from the coding sequence ATTAATAACTTAAATGAAGAAATAGCCCTTCTCAGAGAACAAGTAGCGTACTTAACGCAAAAGAGATACGGTAAATCTTCTGAACAGATGCCACTATCTGGTCAAACCAGTTTGTTTGAAGAAGATCAAATTAGTGAAGATGATGATCTTCCCAGGAGAAGAGCCAGAAGAAACTATTATCTATAA
- the tnpC gene encoding IS66 family transposase, whose product MKMMIFPGEEPEETIIYKRSKHKAKREAILSAFPSEEVHHKLSEAEQICSDCQHELKEIGSWIVRKELVFIPAQIKRLDHIQHAYKCKHCSLNNERDKIIKAPIPKAPLAHSYGSSSIIAHSIYQKYELKIPAYRQKNDWQKLGLPIQRQDLVNWQMKCSEYYFKPLYDLLKERLLQQEILHADETSYRVLESETIKTYYWTFLSGKQEKKPIILYHHDPHRSGKVAIDFLGNFSGYLHCDMWQAYKPLSSTTLVGCWAHVRRKFKEAMPPTNKGKSLSKQGVHYCNRMFTLERSWEKLSNEERYQRRQKELKPLFEEFFDWCRNNQPMVLPGSKLGKAIAYALNHEETFKNVLLDSKLVLSNNHAERAIKTLVIGRKNWLFSQSFEGAQSSAIILSLIETAKRNSLDSEKYIEYLLDKLPNEDTLTDKEALSAYLPWTKEVQKVCKT is encoded by the coding sequence GTGAAGATGATGATCTTCCCAGGAGAAGAGCCAGAAGAAACTATTATCTATAAGAGAAGTAAACATAAAGCTAAAAGAGAAGCTATTCTATCAGCTTTTCCTTCAGAAGAAGTACATCATAAACTATCTGAAGCAGAACAAATCTGTTCAGATTGCCAACATGAATTAAAAGAAATTGGCTCCTGGATTGTAAGAAAAGAATTAGTCTTTATTCCTGCACAAATTAAGCGGCTCGATCATATACAGCATGCTTACAAGTGTAAACATTGCAGCTTAAATAATGAAAGAGACAAAATTATTAAAGCACCTATTCCTAAGGCTCCTTTAGCCCATAGTTATGGTTCAAGTTCAATTATTGCTCATAGTATTTACCAAAAGTATGAGTTAAAAATACCAGCTTACCGTCAAAAGAACGACTGGCAAAAGCTAGGCTTGCCTATTCAAAGACAAGATCTAGTTAACTGGCAAATGAAGTGCAGTGAATATTACTTCAAACCGCTTTATGACTTATTGAAGGAAAGACTTCTGCAACAGGAGATTCTTCATGCAGATGAAACCAGTTATCGAGTACTTGAAAGTGAAACTATTAAAACTTACTATTGGACTTTCTTATCGGGCAAACAAGAAAAGAAACCAATAATTCTTTATCATCATGACCCACACCGCAGCGGTAAAGTTGCGATAGACTTTTTAGGCAATTTTTCCGGGTATCTTCACTGTGATATGTGGCAAGCTTATAAGCCATTATCTAGTACAACGCTAGTTGGCTGCTGGGCACATGTTAGAAGAAAGTTTAAAGAAGCAATGCCACCTACTAATAAGGGAAAGTCTCTGTCTAAACAAGGGGTTCACTATTGTAATAGGATGTTTACCTTAGAGAGGTCATGGGAGAAGCTATCTAATGAAGAACGATATCAAAGACGACAAAAAGAACTAAAGCCTTTATTTGAAGAATTCTTCGACTGGTGTCGAAATAATCAACCGATGGTTTTACCAGGATCCAAGCTTGGTAAAGCGATTGCTTATGCACTGAATCATGAAGAGACCTTCAAGAATGTCTTGCTTGATAGCAAACTGGTTTTATCTAATAATCACGCAGAACGAGCAATCAAAACATTAGTGATTGGACGAAAGAACTGGTTATTCTCACAAAGCTTTGAAGGTGCACAATCATCAGCTATAATTTTGAGTTTAATTGAGACAGCCAAAAGAAATAGCCTTGATTCAGAAAAATATATTGAATACTTACTAGATAAATTACCAAATGAAGATACTCTGACAGATAAAGAAGCACTGTCGGCTTATTTACCATGGACAAAAGAAGTTCAGAAAGTATGTAAAACATAA